From Streptomyces sp. NBC_00370, a single genomic window includes:
- a CDS encoding SCO4848 family membrane protein produces the protein MKLSRRVSWFLLAFGVWSWWIWITFAKNLWQDGSGLAFDDAGDPTAYFWVHLMLAVASFVLGTVIGVIGFRSVRTLRRERDDNQPQPEPEPTRVP, from the coding sequence ATGAAGCTCAGCCGCCGTGTCTCCTGGTTCCTGCTCGCCTTCGGAGTCTGGAGCTGGTGGATCTGGATCACCTTCGCTAAGAATCTCTGGCAGGACGGCAGCGGACTCGCCTTCGACGACGCGGGCGATCCGACCGCCTACTTCTGGGTGCATCTGATGCTGGCTGTCGCGTCCTTTGTATTGGGGACGGTGATCGGCGTCATCGGGTTCCGTAGTGTGCGCACGCTGCGGCGCGAACGGGACGACAACCAGCCACAGCCGGAACCGGAACCGACGCGCGTGCCCTGA
- a CDS encoding YihY/virulence factor BrkB family protein — translation MDWLKKLPVIGPVVARLMQTHAWRSYETLDRVHWARLAAAITFISFLALFPLITVGAAIGAALLSQGQLDRVQNSISKQVPGISDQLNIDTLVANAGTVGLIAGALLLFTGIGWVGSMRECLRAVWELDDSPEGNPIVLKGKDALVLFGLGAVGLASLGASGFGSTAVGWTADKLGIPEGGAGGVLLQVAAIAVAAVADFLLLLYVLTLLPRVKPERRRLAVAALLGAVGFELLKLLLGGYMKGVASKSMYGAFGVPVALLLWINFMAKLLLFCAAWTATPSKEQEKERAAEREQEQEREEARERAAEERAGQVRDADADGPGPAAASAG, via the coding sequence ATGGACTGGCTGAAAAAGCTCCCCGTCATCGGCCCCGTGGTGGCCCGGCTGATGCAGACGCACGCGTGGCGGTCGTACGAGACGCTCGACCGGGTCCACTGGGCCAGACTCGCCGCCGCCATCACCTTCATCAGCTTCCTGGCGCTCTTCCCGCTGATCACCGTGGGCGCCGCGATCGGCGCGGCGCTGCTCAGCCAGGGGCAGCTGGACCGGGTGCAGAACAGCATCTCCAAGCAGGTGCCCGGCATCTCCGACCAGCTGAACATCGACACGCTCGTCGCGAACGCCGGCACGGTCGGGCTGATCGCGGGCGCGCTGCTGCTGTTCACCGGTATCGGCTGGGTCGGCTCCATGCGCGAATGCCTGCGGGCCGTCTGGGAGCTGGACGACAGCCCCGAGGGCAATCCGATCGTCCTCAAGGGCAAGGACGCGCTGGTCCTGTTCGGCCTCGGCGCCGTCGGTCTCGCCTCGCTCGGCGCCTCCGGGTTCGGATCGACCGCCGTCGGCTGGACGGCGGACAAGCTCGGCATCCCCGAAGGCGGCGCCGGCGGTGTGCTGCTCCAGGTCGCGGCGATCGCCGTCGCGGCCGTCGCCGACTTCCTGCTCCTGCTGTACGTGCTGACGCTGCTGCCGCGCGTGAAGCCGGAGCGGCGCAGGCTCGCGGTCGCCGCCCTGCTCGGCGCCGTCGGCTTCGAACTGCTCAAGCTGCTGCTCGGCGGCTATATGAAGGGCGTCGCTTCGAAGTCCATGTACGGCGCGTTCGGCGTGCCCGTCGCGCTGCTGCTGTGGATCAACTTCATGGCGAAGCTGCTCCTGTTCTGCGCCGCCTGGACGGCCACCCCCAGCAAGGAGCAGGAGAAGGAGCGCGCGGCGGAGCGGGAACAGGAGCAGGAGCGCGAAGAGGCGCGGGAGCGGGCGGCGGAGGAGCGGGCAGGGCAGGTCAGGGACGCGGACGCCGACGGACCAGGTCCGGCAGCGGCCAGCGCCGGTTGA
- a CDS encoding D-alanyl-D-alanine carboxypeptidase family protein produces MGGACTFWCVSALKKTALTVASAALLPLLTAAPSWADGKQPQPPATMSSVGGTRLAMAGTQVDLGLGAPVLPKKLSGRSWIVADAESGDVLAAHNPHWRLAPASTLKMLFADTLLPKMPSTEQHKVAPADLAGMGEGSSLVGVKENLTYSVHDLWLGVFLRSGNDAVHVLAAMNGGVKKTVQDMQAHADELQALDTHVVSPDGYDEPGQLSSAYDLTLFARSGLQNKDFREYCSTATAKFPGEMVKAKKGKKPSKKRSTFEIQNTNKLLTGAGGVSPYQGLAGVKNGNTTHAGSTFTGVAERDGKVLLVTVMNPSSDENQAVYEEAGRLLDWGFASAGKVTPVGKLVPPKSAKTDTQQAGGKPSAAPKPSPDAGARANASAAVSDGSSGVGIALSITAGALIVLAAAAYLVNRRWPLPDLVRRRPRP; encoded by the coding sequence ATGGGCGGGGCATGTACGTTCTGGTGCGTGTCCGCTCTGAAAAAGACCGCCCTGACGGTCGCCTCCGCCGCGTTGCTGCCCCTTCTGACCGCCGCGCCCTCCTGGGCGGACGGCAAGCAGCCCCAGCCGCCCGCCACGATGTCGAGCGTCGGCGGGACGAGGCTCGCCATGGCGGGCACGCAGGTGGATCTCGGACTCGGTGCGCCGGTCCTGCCGAAGAAGCTGTCGGGACGGTCCTGGATCGTCGCCGACGCCGAGTCGGGCGACGTACTGGCCGCGCACAACCCGCACTGGCGGCTGGCGCCCGCGTCCACGCTCAAGATGCTCTTCGCGGACACCCTGCTGCCGAAGATGCCCAGCACCGAGCAGCACAAGGTGGCGCCCGCCGATCTGGCCGGCATGGGTGAGGGCAGCAGCCTGGTCGGGGTGAAGGAGAACCTCACCTATTCGGTCCACGACCTGTGGCTGGGTGTCTTCCTGCGCTCGGGCAACGACGCGGTGCACGTGCTGGCCGCCATGAACGGCGGCGTCAAGAAGACCGTCCAGGACATGCAGGCGCACGCGGACGAGCTGCAGGCCCTGGACACCCATGTCGTGTCGCCGGACGGGTACGACGAGCCGGGCCAGCTCTCCAGCGCCTACGACCTGACGCTGTTCGCCAGGTCGGGGCTGCAGAACAAGGACTTCCGGGAGTACTGCTCGACGGCGACGGCCAAGTTCCCCGGCGAGATGGTCAAGGCCAAGAAGGGCAAGAAGCCGAGCAAGAAGCGCTCGACCTTCGAGATCCAGAACACCAACAAGCTGCTGACCGGCGCCGGCGGCGTCAGCCCGTACCAGGGCCTCGCCGGGGTGAAGAACGGCAACACCACGCACGCCGGATCCACGTTCACGGGTGTCGCCGAGCGCGACGGCAAGGTGCTGCTGGTCACCGTCATGAACCCGTCGTCGGACGAGAACCAGGCGGTGTACGAGGAGGCCGGGCGGCTGCTGGACTGGGGCTTCGCCTCGGCCGGCAAGGTGACGCCCGTCGGCAAGCTCGTACCGCCGAAGTCGGCCAAGACCGACACCCAGCAGGCGGGCGGCAAGCCCAGCGCCGCACCGAAGCCCTCGCCCGACGCCGGTGCCAGGGCCAACGCCTCGGCCGCCGTCTCGGACGGTTCGAGCGGGGTCGGTATCGCGCTGTCCATCACGGCGGGCGCGCTGATCGTGCTGGCGGCCGCCGCCTATCTGGTCAACCGGCGCTGGCCGCTGCCGGACCTGGTCCGTCGGCGTCCGCGTCCCTGA